From a single Synergistaceae bacterium genomic region:
- a CDS encoding type II secretion system protein, whose protein sequence is MRGTNRRGAFTLVELLIAIIITGFVMAAAMALLFSVFKSYEVNQDISSAKQRGLIALAAIQPFAHSAGLGLPPDGNPFDQQAFHRSFDPGLGVVMPLFPSGAVENRFTSFVQLAEDNETCLLSETEAPALWMVYAVASGVGTKQGAGFKANEEYEIQLSGPLPPAFFSPGDKDSLKSWALFPSAQSPLFLDKFQEAGGKNIIEGKVYNDIDVLPFDQLYRMAAAKIKVNNETLTIDRLDGSGAQPVVDGIAGLWCEFDRSTRLLTVSVLARADTRREPGIQGQVDGWPSAAPGIEDDAYRHAVVARTWRIRN, encoded by the coding sequence GTGAGGGGCACGAACCGCCGCGGTGCATTCACCCTGGTCGAACTGCTGATCGCGATTATTATCACAGGTTTTGTCATGGCCGCCGCGATGGCCCTCTTGTTCTCCGTGTTCAAGAGCTACGAGGTCAACCAGGATATCTCCTCCGCCAAGCAACGCGGGTTGATCGCGCTGGCTGCGATCCAACCATTTGCCCATAGCGCCGGGCTCGGCCTTCCACCCGACGGGAATCCGTTCGACCAGCAGGCTTTCCACCGTTCGTTCGACCCGGGGCTTGGGGTGGTCATGCCGCTGTTTCCATCCGGCGCGGTGGAGAATCGCTTCACAAGCTTCGTACAGCTGGCCGAGGACAATGAAACATGCCTGCTAAGCGAAACCGAGGCACCGGCGTTGTGGATGGTATACGCGGTGGCGAGCGGAGTGGGGACAAAACAAGGTGCCGGTTTCAAGGCGAATGAAGAATACGAGATTCAGCTTTCCGGACCCCTGCCTCCCGCATTCTTCAGCCCTGGCGACAAGGACTCTCTGAAGTCCTGGGCTCTTTTTCCCTCGGCCCAGTCGCCACTCTTCCTGGATAAATTCCAAGAGGCAGGGGGTAAGAACATTATCGAGGGAAAAGTATATAACGACATAGACGTCCTGCCCTTCGACCAGCTCTACCGCATGGCGGCCGCCAAGATCAAGGTAAATAACGAGACCCTGACGATCGACCGCCTCGACGGATCGGGGGCTCAACCCGTTGTCGACGGAATTGCGGGGCTTTGGTGCGAATTCGACCGATCCACCAGGCTCCTGACAGTCTCGGTCCTTGCCAGGGCTGACACAAGGCGCGAGCCGGGGATTCAGGGGCAAGTCGACGGATGGCCCTCTGCGGCGCCCGGGATTGAAGACGATGCCTACCGCCATGCAGTGGTTGCGCGGACGTGGAGGATACGAAACTGA
- a CDS encoding prepilin-type N-terminal cleavage/methylation domain-containing protein, with amino-acid sequence MLKINTSRRRGVSLVETIIALLILSIGIMAIAAVPIMTTKLALGAIRNENAISIGMRELDSLEADSRATIPEHDVPTDYSVFELKSSKQDHVGRVTISWPEGSVTLRRSLSDHSSAIRKGR; translated from the coding sequence ATGTTAAAGATAAATACGTCGCGCAGGCGCGGCGTCTCCCTCGTGGAGACGATAATTGCGCTGCTCATACTGTCCATAGGCATCATGGCTATAGCAGCCGTTCCGATTATGACGACTAAGCTGGCGCTTGGCGCAATACGCAACGAGAATGCCATATCAATCGGCATGAGGGAGCTCGACTCACTTGAGGCGGATTCCAGGGCGACCATCCCCGAACATGATGTGCCCACCGACTATTCCGTGTTCGAGCTAAAATCGTCGAAGCAGGACCATGTCGGGAGAGTGACAATATCATGGCCGGAGGGGTCGGTCACCCTGAGACGCTCGTTGAGCGACCACTCCAGTGCAATTCGAAAGGGGCGGTAA
- a CDS encoding prepilin-type N-terminal cleavage/methylation domain-containing protein, with the protein MRTNDGVMRRKGFTLVELLIVIIIIGILAGAMLLVMGSGTDSAEATKIVSDLRSLKSAALLYYGDHHKQEQAPTTDDLKKYMDKEETVADNYTTVTVSADSWWVANSDENKIPSGVGQKLKDRQKEAGLYAGPTESQPYEGGSYVYMRLR; encoded by the coding sequence ATGAGGACTAATGATGGAGTCATGCGCAGGAAGGGGTTCACCCTGGTCGAGCTGCTGATAGTCATCATCATAATCGGCATCCTCGCGGGAGCGATGCTGCTCGTCATGGGCAGCGGGACGGACTCGGCCGAGGCCACCAAGATAGTGAGCGACCTTCGCAGCCTGAAGTCCGCCGCTCTTCTATACTACGGCGACCATCACAAGCAGGAGCAGGCGCCGACGACCGACGACCTTAAGAAGTACATGGACAAAGAGGAGACCGTGGCCGATAACTACACGACCGTAACAGTGTCCGCCGATTCTTGGTGGGTGGCCAACAGCGATGAAAACAAGATACCTTCGGGCGTCGGACAGAAGCTCAAGGATAGGCAGAAGGAGGCGGGCCTGTACGCGGGCCCCACCGAGAGCCAGCCCTACGAGGGAGGCTCATACGTCTACATGAGGTTGCGGTAG
- a CDS encoding prepilin-type N-terminal cleavage/methylation domain-containing protein: MKKMLKRRSGFTLVELLIVIIIIGILAGAMLLVAGSGTDSAEATKIISDLRSLKAAALMFMADNAANDAPDIDDLVDYMDKDVGTGYEVDTDTEEGQWWVGKTGITGGVSTKLAPKAGDLGLFVEPGGDAFADGDDEAWMRAK; the protein is encoded by the coding sequence ATGAAAAAAATGCTCAAGAGACGTTCAGGATTCACCCTTGTGGAGCTGCTGATAGTCATCATAATCATCGGCATCCTGGCAGGCGCCATGCTCCTGGTGGCGGGAAGCGGCACCGACTCAGCCGAGGCGACGAAGATCATCAGCGATCTGCGGAGCCTGAAGGCAGCGGCTCTGATGTTCATGGCCGACAATGCGGCGAACGACGCTCCTGATATTGATGACCTTGTGGACTACATGGATAAGGATGTCGGCACAGGATACGAAGTGGATACAGATACAGAGGAAGGTCAGTGGTGGGTCGGCAAGACAGGTATTACGGGAGGAGTCTCAACCAAACTCGCGCCCAAGGCAGGAGATCTCGGCCTGTTTGTTGAACCAGGAGGTGATGCGTTCGCCGATGGTGACGATGAAGCCTGGATGCGCGCCAAGTAG
- a CDS encoding type II secretion system F family protein: MDFTYKARAADGRIVEGVLSGSGQDDVVGQLRRQGLFPIKIEISAARAAKRAAPSSGGSSLMHWINMHRSIPLRDMVIFFRQLSAMINAGVTLGNALDILSEQTRSVRLAESIRQVRAGIDSGHSFSEGMRGRSEFSTLMVAMIAAGEEGGVLDKSIERLAIFLDKQDELRKKIVSAVTYPTAVILFALVILYILVTVVMPKFSKVFEGMNVELPAMTVAVFKFSNWMTNFWYIPAVTILLIMLIIGWMNKNKTTRPIVDSAKIRLPLVGDIVFKGIMARSNRTLSSLVESGVPILRALEMTAEVSDNAVIAKGYETMRDAARKGGSLGDTAKNIKAFPIMISHMMKVGEETGRLEEMLSKVADWFETELEEKIKQLTSILEPLLIIFVGGIVAIVALAIFTPIVTAIQEMM; the protein is encoded by the coding sequence ATGGACTTTACGTACAAGGCGCGCGCCGCCGACGGCAGGATAGTCGAGGGAGTCCTCTCCGGCTCCGGCCAGGACGACGTCGTCGGCCAGCTTCGCCGGCAGGGCCTGTTCCCGATTAAGATAGAGATAAGCGCGGCAAGGGCGGCGAAGAGGGCAGCACCTTCCTCCGGCGGCTCCTCCCTGATGCACTGGATAAACATGCACAGATCCATCCCCCTTCGCGACATGGTAATCTTCTTCCGTCAGCTCAGCGCCATGATAAACGCCGGGGTGACCCTGGGCAACGCCCTTGACATCCTCTCCGAACAGACAAGAAGCGTGCGCCTGGCGGAGTCCATCCGACAGGTCCGGGCCGGCATAGACTCCGGCCACTCCTTCAGCGAGGGAATGAGGGGCAGAAGCGAGTTCAGCACCCTCATGGTGGCGATGATAGCCGCCGGAGAGGAGGGCGGCGTGCTTGACAAGAGCATCGAGCGCCTCGCCATCTTCCTGGACAAGCAGGACGAGCTTCGAAAAAAAATCGTTTCGGCCGTCACTTACCCCACGGCGGTCATACTCTTCGCCCTCGTCATACTCTACATACTCGTCACGGTGGTAATGCCCAAATTCTCCAAGGTCTTCGAGGGCATGAACGTCGAGCTTCCCGCTATGACAGTCGCCGTCTTCAAGTTTTCGAACTGGATGACGAACTTCTGGTACATCCCGGCGGTGACGATTCTTCTGATCATGCTGATCATCGGCTGGATGAACAAGAACAAGACCACCCGCCCGATCGTCGACAGTGCAAAAATCCGCCTTCCCCTGGTCGGCGACATCGTATTCAAGGGCATAATGGCCCGCTCGAACAGGACTCTGTCCTCCCTCGTGGAGTCCGGTGTGCCGATACTGCGCGCGCTGGAGATGACCGCCGAGGTCTCGGACAACGCCGTCATCGCCAAGGGCTACGAGACCATGCGCGACGCGGCTCGCAAGGGAGGATCGCTGGGCGACACGGCGAAGAACATAAAGGCCTTCCCGATAATGATCTCGCACATGATGAAGGTCGGCGAGGAGACCGGAAGGCTGGAGGAGATGCTCTCCAAGGTGGCGGACTGGTTCGAGACCGAACTGGAGGAGAAGATCAAGCAGCTCACCTCCATACTAGAGCCCCTCCTGATAATCTTCGTCGGAGGGATAGTCGCCATCGTCGCCCTGGCCATCTTCACCCCCATAGTCACGGCGATCCAGGAGATGATGTAG